Proteins co-encoded in one Rattus rattus isolate New Zealand chromosome 5, Rrattus_CSIRO_v1, whole genome shotgun sequence genomic window:
- the C5H11orf94 gene encoding uncharacterized protein C11orf94 homolog, with protein sequence MKSSPRTVPHKEVAMAFGVRAQHSNIFHRSQRSVPEEFSAPLELLQPLSGLVDDYGLRPKHPRPGGPRPLLSQAQQRKRDGPNMADYYYDVNPA encoded by the exons ATGAAGTCTTCACCCCGGACTGTCCCTCATAAAGAAGTGGCGATGGCTTTTGGGGTTAGGGCTCAGCACAGCAATATTTTCCATAGGTCTCAGCGATCTGTTCCTGAGGAATTTTCAGCTCCGCTGGAACTGTTGCAGCCTCTCTCAGGCCTGGTGGATG aCTACGGGCTAAGACCCAAGCACCCGAGGCCAGGTGGGCCCAGACCCCTTCTCTCCCAGGCCCAGCAGCGCAAGCGGGACGGGCCCAACATGGCTGACTATTACTATGATGTGAACCCCGCATAA
- the Mapk8ip1 gene encoding C-Jun-amino-terminal kinase-interacting protein 1 isoform X1 encodes MQLVLKMDSSPDNDSWLEDQWERWLTHDISLEEFEDEDLSEITDECGISLQCKDTLSLRPPRAGLLSAGSSGSAGSRLQAEMLQMDLIDAAGDTPGAEDDEEDDDELAAQRPGVGPSKAESGQEPASRSQGQGQGLGTGSGDTYRPKRPTTLNLFPQVPRSQDTLNNNSLGKKHSWQDRVSRSSSPLKTGEQTPPHEHICLSDELPPQGSPVPTQDRGTSTDSPCRRTAATQMAPPSGPPATAPGGRGHSHRDRIHYQADVRLEATEEIYLTPVQRPPDPAEPTSTFLPPTESRMSVSSDPDPAAYSVTAGRPHPSISEEDEGFDCLSSPEQAEPPGGGWRGSLGEPPPPPRASLSSDTSALSYDSVKYTLVVDEHAQLELVSLRPCFGDYSDESDSATVYDNCASASSPYESAIGEEYEEAPQPRPPTCLSEDSTPDEPDVHFSKKFLNVFMSGRSRSSSAESFGLFSCVINGEEHEQTHRAIFRFVPRHEDELELEVDDPLLVELQAEDYWYEAYNMRTGARGVFPAYYAIEVTKEPEHMAALAKNSDWIDQFRVKFLGSVQVPYHKGNDVLCAAMQKIATTRRLTVHFNPPSSCVLEISVRGVKIGVKADDAQEAKGNKCSHFFQLKNISFCGYHPKNNKYFGFITKHPADHRFACHVFVSEDSTKALAESVGRAFQQFYKQFVEYTCPTEDIYLE; translated from the exons ATGCAGCTGGTACTGAAGATGGATTCGAGCCCAGACAATGACAGCTGGTTGGAGGATCAGTGGGAGCGCTG GCTCACCCATGATATCAGCCTGGAGGAGTTTGAGGATGAAGACCTTTCGGAGATCACTGACGAGTGTGGCATCAGCCTGCAGTGCAAAGACACCTTGTCTCTCCGG CCCCCGCGCGCCGGGCTGCTGTCTGCGGGTAGCAGCGGCAGCGCGGGGAGCCGGCTGCAGGCGGAGATGCTGCAGATGGACCTGATCGACGCGGCAGGTGACACTCCGGGCGCCGAGGACGACGAAGAGGACGACGACGAGCTCGCTGCCCAACGGCCAGGAGTGGGGCCTTCCAAAGCCGAGTCTGGCCAGGAGCCGGCGTCTCGCAGCCAGGGTCAGGGCCAGGGCCTCGGCACAGGCAGCGGAGACACCTACCGGCCCAAGAGGCCTACCACGCTCAACCTTTTCCCGCAGGTGCCGCGGTCTCAG GACACGCTGAATAATAACTCTCTGGGCAAAAAGCACAGTTGGCAGGACCGTGTGTCTCGATCATCCTCCCCTCTGAAGACAG GGGAGCAGACGCCTCCACATGAACATATCTGCCTGAGTGATGAGCTGCCGCCCCAGGGCAGTCCTGTTCCCACCCAGGATCGTGGCACTTCCACCGACAGCCCTTGTCGCCGTACTGCAGCCACCCAGATGGCACCTCCAAGTGGTCCCCCTGCCACTGCACCTGGTGGCCGGGGCCACTCCCATCGAGATCGAATCCACTATCAGGCAGATGTGCGGCTCGAGGCGACTGAGGAGATCTACCTGACTCCAGTGCAGAGGCCCCCAGACCCTGCAGAACCCACCTCCACCTTCTTGCCACCCACTGAGAGCCGGATGTCTGTCAGCTCGGATCCTGACCCTGCCGCTTACTCTGTAACTGCAGGGCGACCGCACCCTTCCATCAGTGAAGAGGATGAGGGCTTCGACTGTCTGtcatccccagagcaagctgagcCACCAGGTGGAGGGTGGCGGGGAAGCCTCGGGGAGCCACCACCGCCTCCACGGGCCTCACTGAGCTCGGACACCAGCGCACTGTCCTACGATTCTGTCAAGTACACACTGGTGGTGGATGAGCATGCCCAGCTTGAGTTGGTGAGCCTGCGGCCATGTTTTGGAGATTACAGTGACGAAAGCGACTCTGCCACTGTCTATGACaactgtgcctctgcctcctcgcCCTACGAGTCAGCCATTGGTGAGGAATATGAGGAGGCCCCTCAACCCCGGCCTCCCACCTGCCTGTCAGAGGACTCCACACCGGATGAGCCTGACGTCCACTTCTCTAAGAAGTTTCTGAATGTCTTCATGAGTGGCCGCTCTCGTTCCTCCA GTGCCGAGTCCTTTGGGCTGTTCTCCTGTGTCATCAACGGGGAGGAGCATGAGCAAACCCATCGGGCGATATTCAG GTTTGTGCCTCGGCATGAAGATGAACTTGAGCTGGAAGTGGACGACCCTCTGCTGGTGGAGCTGCAGGCAGAAGACTATTGGTATGAGGCCTATAACATGCGCACTGGAGCCCGTGGTGTCTTTCCTGCCTACTATGCCATTGAGGTCACCAAGGAGCCTGAGCACATGGCAG CCCTTGCCAAAAACAGCGACTGGATTGACCAGTTCCGGGTGAAGTTCCTGGGCTCTGTCCAGGTTCCTTATCACAAGGGCAATGATGTCCTCTGTGCTGCTATGCAAAAG ATCGCCACCACCCGCCGGCTCACCGTGCACTTTAACCCGCCCTCCAGCTGTGTCCTTGAAATCAGCGTTAGGGGTGTCAAGATAGGTGTCAAAGCCGATGACGCTCAGGAGGCCAAG GGAAATAAATGTAGCCACTTTTTCCAGCTAAAAAACATCTCTTTCTGTGGGTACCATCCAAAGAACAACAA GTACTTTGGGTTTATCACTAAGCACCCTGCTGACCACCGGTTTGCCTGCCATGTCTTTGTGTCTGAAGATTCCACCAAAGCCCTGGCAGAGTCTGtggg GCGTGCATTTCAGCAGTTCTACAAGCAATTTGTGGAATATACCTGTCCTACAGAAGATATCTACTTGGAGTAG
- the Mapk8ip1 gene encoding C-Jun-amino-terminal kinase-interacting protein 1 isoform X2, which produces MQLVLKMDSSPDNDSWLEDQWERWLTHDISLEEFEDEDLSEITDECGISLQCKDTLSLRMDLIDAAGDTPGAEDDEEDDDELAAQRPGVGPSKAESGQEPASRSQGQGQGLGTGSGDTYRPKRPTTLNLFPQVPRSQDTLNNNSLGKKHSWQDRVSRSSSPLKTGEQTPPHEHICLSDELPPQGSPVPTQDRGTSTDSPCRRTAATQMAPPSGPPATAPGGRGHSHRDRIHYQADVRLEATEEIYLTPVQRPPDPAEPTSTFLPPTESRMSVSSDPDPAAYSVTAGRPHPSISEEDEGFDCLSSPEQAEPPGGGWRGSLGEPPPPPRASLSSDTSALSYDSVKYTLVVDEHAQLELVSLRPCFGDYSDESDSATVYDNCASASSPYESAIGEEYEEAPQPRPPTCLSEDSTPDEPDVHFSKKFLNVFMSGRSRSSSAESFGLFSCVINGEEHEQTHRAIFRFVPRHEDELELEVDDPLLVELQAEDYWYEAYNMRTGARGVFPAYYAIEVTKEPEHMAALAKNSDWIDQFRVKFLGSVQVPYHKGNDVLCAAMQKIATTRRLTVHFNPPSSCVLEISVRGVKIGVKADDAQEAKGNKCSHFFQLKNISFCGYHPKNNKYFGFITKHPADHRFACHVFVSEDSTKALAESVGRAFQQFYKQFVEYTCPTEDIYLE; this is translated from the exons ATGCAGCTGGTACTGAAGATGGATTCGAGCCCAGACAATGACAGCTGGTTGGAGGATCAGTGGGAGCGCTG GCTCACCCATGATATCAGCCTGGAGGAGTTTGAGGATGAAGACCTTTCGGAGATCACTGACGAGTGTGGCATCAGCCTGCAGTGCAAAGACACCTTGTCTCTCCGG ATGGACCTGATCGACGCGGCAGGTGACACTCCGGGCGCCGAGGACGACGAAGAGGACGACGACGAGCTCGCTGCCCAACGGCCAGGAGTGGGGCCTTCCAAAGCCGAGTCTGGCCAGGAGCCGGCGTCTCGCAGCCAGGGTCAGGGCCAGGGCCTCGGCACAGGCAGCGGAGACACCTACCGGCCCAAGAGGCCTACCACGCTCAACCTTTTCCCGCAGGTGCCGCGGTCTCAG GACACGCTGAATAATAACTCTCTGGGCAAAAAGCACAGTTGGCAGGACCGTGTGTCTCGATCATCCTCCCCTCTGAAGACAG GGGAGCAGACGCCTCCACATGAACATATCTGCCTGAGTGATGAGCTGCCGCCCCAGGGCAGTCCTGTTCCCACCCAGGATCGTGGCACTTCCACCGACAGCCCTTGTCGCCGTACTGCAGCCACCCAGATGGCACCTCCAAGTGGTCCCCCTGCCACTGCACCTGGTGGCCGGGGCCACTCCCATCGAGATCGAATCCACTATCAGGCAGATGTGCGGCTCGAGGCGACTGAGGAGATCTACCTGACTCCAGTGCAGAGGCCCCCAGACCCTGCAGAACCCACCTCCACCTTCTTGCCACCCACTGAGAGCCGGATGTCTGTCAGCTCGGATCCTGACCCTGCCGCTTACTCTGTAACTGCAGGGCGACCGCACCCTTCCATCAGTGAAGAGGATGAGGGCTTCGACTGTCTGtcatccccagagcaagctgagcCACCAGGTGGAGGGTGGCGGGGAAGCCTCGGGGAGCCACCACCGCCTCCACGGGCCTCACTGAGCTCGGACACCAGCGCACTGTCCTACGATTCTGTCAAGTACACACTGGTGGTGGATGAGCATGCCCAGCTTGAGTTGGTGAGCCTGCGGCCATGTTTTGGAGATTACAGTGACGAAAGCGACTCTGCCACTGTCTATGACaactgtgcctctgcctcctcgcCCTACGAGTCAGCCATTGGTGAGGAATATGAGGAGGCCCCTCAACCCCGGCCTCCCACCTGCCTGTCAGAGGACTCCACACCGGATGAGCCTGACGTCCACTTCTCTAAGAAGTTTCTGAATGTCTTCATGAGTGGCCGCTCTCGTTCCTCCA GTGCCGAGTCCTTTGGGCTGTTCTCCTGTGTCATCAACGGGGAGGAGCATGAGCAAACCCATCGGGCGATATTCAG GTTTGTGCCTCGGCATGAAGATGAACTTGAGCTGGAAGTGGACGACCCTCTGCTGGTGGAGCTGCAGGCAGAAGACTATTGGTATGAGGCCTATAACATGCGCACTGGAGCCCGTGGTGTCTTTCCTGCCTACTATGCCATTGAGGTCACCAAGGAGCCTGAGCACATGGCAG CCCTTGCCAAAAACAGCGACTGGATTGACCAGTTCCGGGTGAAGTTCCTGGGCTCTGTCCAGGTTCCTTATCACAAGGGCAATGATGTCCTCTGTGCTGCTATGCAAAAG ATCGCCACCACCCGCCGGCTCACCGTGCACTTTAACCCGCCCTCCAGCTGTGTCCTTGAAATCAGCGTTAGGGGTGTCAAGATAGGTGTCAAAGCCGATGACGCTCAGGAGGCCAAG GGAAATAAATGTAGCCACTTTTTCCAGCTAAAAAACATCTCTTTCTGTGGGTACCATCCAAAGAACAACAA GTACTTTGGGTTTATCACTAAGCACCCTGCTGACCACCGGTTTGCCTGCCATGTCTTTGTGTCTGAAGATTCCACCAAAGCCCTGGCAGAGTCTGtggg GCGTGCATTTCAGCAGTTCTACAAGCAATTTGTGGAATATACCTGTCCTACAGAAGATATCTACTTGGAGTAG